A region of Betta splendens chromosome 13, fBetSpl5.4, whole genome shotgun sequence DNA encodes the following proteins:
- the LOC114868168 gene encoding succinate receptor 1-like: MVFNCTTLHGHLERYYLSSAYAIESCIGVPGNLLALLAYIFCLSEWQSCNIYLFNLAVSNLVFLCTLPRLSYLYANNQTETQPFACVFNRYVLHVNLYSSILFMVWVSMDRFLLVKYPSRNHYLLRVRTALILTGLSWIAVNVEVAPMVVLMVQDLQSRNWSLCKDFASLNGDMNLLGYSLGLTLTGYIVPLLALCGFSYQIAHLLHTQEKALQHQTTYKRPLRIVAATTAMFLILYTPYHVMRNIRIAFRQLWAPNTELCTKTYLEVVYILTRPIAFFQSVINPVFYFFMGDKFRELLLTKIRKLMRRTV; the protein is encoded by the exons ATG GTGTTTAATTGTACAACACTGCATGGCCACCTGGAGAGGTACTATCTTTCTTCAGCGTATGCTATAGAATCTTGCATTGGTGTCCCTGGTAACCTATTGGCTCTACTGGCTTATATATTTTGCTTGTCAGAGTGGCAAAGCTGCAACATTTACCTCTTCAACCTAGCAGTCTCCAACCTAGTTTTCCTCTGCACGCTGCCACGCCTCTCGTATCTTTATGCCAATAATCAAACAGAAACCCAGccttttgcttgtgttttcaaCCGCTATGTCCTGCATGTCAACCTGTATTCGTCCATACTCTTCATGGTTTGGGTTAGCATGGACCGCTTCCTGCTTGTAAAGTATCCATCACGGAACCACTACCTGCTGAGGGTGCGAACAGCTCTGATATTGACTGGACTGAGCTGGATAGCAGTCAATGTGGAAGTTGCTCCCATGGTAGTGCTCATGGTTCAGGACCTGCAGAGCAGAAACTGGAGTCTTTGCAAGGATTTTGCCAGCCTAAATGGAGATATGAATTTACTAGGTTACAGCCTTGGTCTAACCTTGACTGGATACATTGTCCCTTTGTTGGCACTTTGTGGCTTCTCCTACCAAATTGCTCATCTGCTCCACACCCAGGAAAAGGCTTTACAACACCAAACAACATACAAACGACCTCTCAGGATTGTTGCCGCAACTACAGCTATGTTCCTCATTCTATATACTCCCTACCATGTGATGAGAAACATCAGAATAGCATTTAGGCAATTGTGGGCACCAAATACAGAATTGTGTACAAAGACATATTTAGAGGTTGTCTACATCCTAACCAGACCGATAGCCTTCTTTCAAAGCGTCATCAACCCTGTTTTCTACTTCTTCATGGGCGACAAGTTCAGAGAGCTCTTACTCACTAAAATTAGAAAACTGATGCGTAGAACCGTCTAG
- the aadac gene encoding arylacetamide deacetylase: protein MRLGSIILFAALCSFTAYYIYEPIPEEIEERWKLMLTNSFFRSLSHLADFCESLGLKDYMGVMYFITLVEKVAPLSDHHVRVTEEKFDGVDVVLYQPRLQRDDSEPRRAVIYLHGGGWCLGSSRMSPYDLLARNIVSQLDAVVLSVEYRLAPAHHFPVPYEDVYRVVKHFLQKKVLTQYSVDPGRIAVSGDSAGGNLAAAVSQQLIKEPEQQIQLKAQALLYPVLQALDLNTPSYQQNQDMPILPRTLMVRFWSEYFTSDKALFRAMMANTHNNHESSSLLKFVNWSTFLPESFHRKYNYSAPTVAQGVGGETFGVDGPSQSFADPRASPLLVPDAALRSLPKAYIVTCEYDVLRDDGIMYVTRLRAAGVEVTHEHYRTGFHGAMMFTMWPTDFLIARRMTDNYIKWLMENL, encoded by the exons ATGAGGTTGGGAAGCATCATTCTATTTGCCGCGCTCTGCTCTTTCACCGCTTATTATATTTATGAGCCCATTCCCGAGGAGATAGAGGAGAGATGGAAACTCATGCTGACCAACTCTTTCTTCAGAAGTCTCAGCCACCTG GCAGACTTCTGTGAATCACTGGGGCTGAAAGACTACATGGGGGTAATGTACTTCATTACTCTGGTTGAAAAAGTAGCACCTCTGTCTGACCACCATGTGCGGGTAACGGAGGAGAAGTTTGATGGAGTAGACGTGGTGCTGTACCAGCCCAGGCTGCAGCGTGATGACTCTGAGCCCAGGAGGGCTGTCATATACCTGCACGGTGGAGGATGGTGTCTGGGGAGTTCCC GGATGAGTCCATACGATCTCCTGGCCAGAAATATTGTCTCCCAGCTTGATGCAGTGGTGCTTTCTGTTGA ATATCGACTGGCCCCTGCTCACCATTTCCCCGTTCCATATGAAGATGTATATCGTGTGGTCAAACACTTCCTCCAGAAGAAGGTACTGACCCAATACTCTGTAGACCCAGGGCGCATTGCTGTTTCTGGGGACAGTGCTGGGGGGAACCTGGCAGCTGCAGTCAGCCAGCAG TTGATTAAAGAGCCTGAACAGCAGATTCAGTTGAAGGCCCAAGCACTCCTTTACCCTGTGCTCCAAGCTCTGGACCTCAACACTCCGTCCTATCAGCAGAATCAGGACATGCCAATTCTTCCTCGGACCCTCATGGTACGTTTCTGGAGTGAGTACTTCACCAGTGACAAGGCCCTTTTCAGAGCCATGATGGCcaacacccacaacaaccacgaGTCCTCCAGTCTGCTGAAGTTTGTAAACTGGAGCACCTTTCTGCCAGAATCATTTCATAGAAAGTACAACTACAGCGCCCCTACTGTGGCACAGGGGGTTGGAGGGGAGACATTTGGGGTGGATGGACCGTCTCAGTCCTTTGCTGACCCACGGGCATCACCCCTACTGGTTCCTGAtgcagctttgcgctctctgcCCAAGGCGTACATTGTTACATGCGAGTACGATGTTCTTCGAGATGATGGGATCATGTATGTCACACGGCTCCGCGCTGCTGGCGTTGAGGTGACGCATGAACACTATCGTACAGGATTTCATGGAGCGATGATGTTCACCATGTGGCCAACTGACTTTCTGATAGCACGTCGGATGACAGACAACTATATCAAATGGCTCATGGAAAACTTGTGA